Proteins encoded within one genomic window of Cellulomonas xiejunii:
- a CDS encoding transferase, producing MKRRYEELETEDGKVVRYQRHENGGGLVAKSAQVDATAYVADSAWVDPDAVVEAGASVGKFCWVEPGAVVHARARLGSHVHVGRDAVVGRGARLGVRVDVGAKARLDAGLVVEPEAKIPEGAHVERRGFPPHVLAA from the coding sequence ATGAAGAGACGATACGAAGAACTCGAGACCGAGGACGGCAAGGTCGTCCGCTACCAGCGACACGAGAACGGCGGCGGCCTCGTCGCCAAGAGCGCCCAGGTCGATGCGACCGCGTACGTGGCCGACTCCGCATGGGTCGACCCGGACGCCGTCGTCGAGGCCGGTGCGTCCGTCGGCAAGTTCTGCTGGGTCGAACCTGGAGCCGTCGTGCACGCACGCGCCCGGCTCGGCTCGCACGTCCATGTGGGTCGCGACGCGGTCGTCGGCCGCGGTGCGCGCCTGGGCGTGCGCGTCGACGTGGGGGCGAAGGCGCGGCTCGACGCCGGCCTCGTCGTCGAGCCCGAGGCGAAGATCCCCGAGGGCGCGCACGTCGAGCGACGCGGCTTCCCGCCGCACGTCCTCGCGGCCTGA
- a CDS encoding aldo/keto reductase produces the protein MQTRVLGRTGREVGVVGLGCWQLGGDWGVVGDDTALTVLEAAVDAGVTFLDTADVYGDGRSERAIGAFLASRPDVAERVTVATKMGRRADPHEPAAYTYETFCRWTDRSRENLRTDTLDLVQLHCPPTPVFHTDAVFDALDQLVEDGRTAAYGVSVETVDEALAAIARPNVASVQIILNVFRRKPLEQVLPAAVEAGVGIIARVPLASGLLSGKYDEHTQFAPDDHRAFNRNGEAFDVGETFSGVPYEVGVAAAQDVAALTPSGMTTAQLALKWVVQQPGVSVVIPGARTPAQAQANAATDRFPDLDDATLASLERIYDDSIRQHVHTRW, from the coding sequence ATGCAGACGCGAGTGCTGGGACGGACGGGTCGTGAGGTCGGGGTCGTGGGGCTGGGCTGCTGGCAGCTCGGAGGGGACTGGGGCGTCGTCGGGGACGACACCGCGCTGACGGTCCTCGAGGCGGCGGTGGATGCGGGCGTCACGTTCCTCGACACCGCCGACGTGTACGGCGACGGCCGCTCCGAGCGGGCCATCGGCGCGTTCCTCGCGTCGCGGCCCGACGTCGCCGAGCGCGTCACCGTCGCGACGAAGATGGGCCGCCGCGCGGACCCGCACGAGCCGGCCGCGTACACGTACGAGACGTTCTGCCGGTGGACGGACCGCAGCCGCGAGAACCTGCGCACCGACACCCTGGACCTGGTCCAGCTGCACTGCCCGCCCACGCCGGTGTTCCACACGGACGCGGTGTTCGACGCGCTCGACCAGCTCGTCGAGGACGGCCGCACGGCCGCGTACGGCGTCTCGGTGGAGACGGTCGACGAGGCGCTCGCCGCGATCGCGCGTCCGAACGTCGCGAGCGTGCAGATCATCCTCAACGTGTTCCGCCGCAAGCCGCTGGAGCAGGTGCTCCCCGCGGCGGTCGAGGCGGGCGTCGGCATCATCGCGCGCGTGCCGCTGGCGTCGGGCCTGCTGTCCGGCAAGTACGACGAGCACACGCAGTTCGCGCCGGACGACCACCGCGCCTTCAACCGCAACGGCGAGGCGTTCGACGTCGGCGAGACGTTCTCGGGCGTCCCCTACGAGGTGGGCGTGGCCGCGGCGCAGGACGTCGCGGCACTGACCCCCTCGGGGATGACGACCGCGCAGCTCGCGCTCAAGTGGGTCGTCCAGCAGCCCGGCGTGTCCGTCGTGATCCCCGGCGCCCGCACGCCCGCGCAGGCGCAGGCCAACGCCGCGACCGACCGGTTCCCCGACCTGGACGACGCGACGCTGGCCTCGCTGGAGCGCATCTACGACGACAGCATCCGCCAGCACGTCCACACGCGCTGGTAG
- a CDS encoding NINE protein, translating into MADQQPPYLPQDDAPGPQVPPPYGYAVPAPPAVGGGYAPAGAPVYGFDPVTGTPWSDKTRTTAGLLSLLLPMVGICGAGRLYAGQVGIGLAQLLGFFVGLLLMFVLIGFVIVPAVWLWSVVDGILLLANGGKDAYGRMLR; encoded by the coding sequence ATGGCCGATCAGCAGCCCCCGTACCTCCCGCAGGACGACGCGCCCGGACCGCAGGTGCCGCCGCCGTACGGGTACGCCGTCCCTGCGCCGCCGGCGGTCGGCGGCGGGTACGCCCCGGCGGGCGCGCCCGTCTACGGGTTCGACCCCGTCACCGGGACGCCGTGGTCGGACAAGACGCGGACCACCGCGGGCCTGCTGTCGCTGCTGCTGCCGATGGTGGGCATCTGCGGGGCCGGGCGGCTCTACGCCGGGCAGGTCGGCATCGGCCTGGCGCAGCTCCTCGGGTTCTTCGTCGGCCTCCTGCTGATGTTCGTGCTCATCGGGTTCGTCATCGTGCCCGCCGTGTGGCTGTGGTCCGTGGTCGACGGGATCCTGCTGCTCGCGAACGGCGGGAAGGACGCCTACGGCCGCATGCTGCGGTGA
- the ddaH gene encoding dimethylargininase: MTAHAPGATPRHYLMCEPTHYTVSYEINPWMDRTRATDTALAVRQWRTLRDTYLDLGHTVDTIDPLPGLPDMVYAANGATMVGGVVYSARFRYAERQAEGPAYQKWFADRGYVTHTAAATNEGEGDMLVAGDLVLAGTGFRTERTAHAEAQELFGRPVISLELVDPRYYHLDTALAVLSSDPRDPQIAYYPPAFSPGTRAVLEQLFPDAVLATDDDAAALGLNAVSDGLHVVVAPRATHLAGALRERGYTPLPVDTSELLKGGGGAKCCTLEIRE; the protein is encoded by the coding sequence ATGACCGCGCACGCCCCCGGCGCCACCCCCCGTCACTACCTCATGTGCGAGCCCACCCACTACACGGTGTCCTACGAGATCAACCCGTGGATGGACCGCACCCGGGCCACCGACACGGCCTTGGCGGTGCGCCAGTGGCGCACGCTGCGCGACACCTACCTGGACCTCGGGCACACCGTCGACACCATCGACCCCCTCCCCGGCCTGCCCGACATGGTGTACGCGGCCAACGGCGCGACGATGGTCGGCGGCGTCGTGTACTCCGCGCGCTTCCGGTACGCGGAGCGGCAGGCCGAGGGGCCCGCCTACCAGAAGTGGTTCGCCGACCGCGGGTACGTCACGCACACCGCGGCGGCCACCAACGAGGGCGAGGGCGACATGCTCGTCGCCGGCGACCTCGTCCTGGCGGGCACCGGGTTCCGCACGGAGCGCACGGCGCACGCGGAGGCCCAGGAGCTGTTCGGCCGGCCCGTGATCTCGCTCGAGCTGGTCGACCCGCGCTACTACCACCTGGACACGGCGCTGGCCGTGCTGTCGTCGGACCCGCGCGACCCCCAGATCGCGTACTACCCGCCCGCGTTCTCCCCCGGCACCCGCGCGGTGCTGGAGCAGCTCTTCCCCGACGCCGTCCTGGCCACGGACGACGACGCGGCCGCGCTCGGCCTCAACGCGGTCTCCGACGGGCTCCACGTCGTCGTCGCCCCGCGCGCCACGCACCTCGCCGGCGCGCTGCGCGAGCGCGGCTACACCCCGCTGCCCGTCGACACCTCCGAGCTGCTCAAGGGCGGCGGCGGGGCCAAGTGCTGCACCCTCGAGATCCGGGAGTGA
- a CDS encoding GntP family permease produces the protein MPPEDWEQTLGAGPLLGIAAAAIALLLFLIIRLRLHAFLALILVSLVTAFATGVPAGSVVDVITSGFGTTLGSVALLVGLGAMLGRMVETSGGAAVMAETLVQRFGEKRAPLALGIASLIFGFPIFFDAGLVVMLPIVFAVARRLGGSVLTFGLPTAGAFSVMHVFVPPHPGPVAASELLGADPGMVILLGLVVALPTWYVSSYLYGLWAGRRWQLPVPELLGTQEEEPDNPPSLGTVLSVLLLPLILIFVNTGLDTLRSAGIVDGDAAWVQVARAIGSTPVALLIAVLVAAWVMGTRRGRDKTTVERLLESALGPVCSVILITGAGGMFGAVLRASGIGAALEDALGDIGLPVIVAGFLISTVLRIAQGSATVALITTAGLIQPAVASGDFTAVQLAAIVLAVAAGSVMASHVNDSGFWLVGRFFGMDVRTTLRTWTVMETIIGTMGFAIAFLIFSVA, from the coding sequence GTGCCACCGGAGGACTGGGAACAGACGCTGGGAGCCGGGCCGCTGCTCGGCATCGCGGCCGCCGCTATCGCCCTGCTGCTGTTCCTCATCATCCGGCTGCGGCTGCACGCGTTCCTCGCGCTGATCCTCGTCTCGCTGGTCACCGCGTTCGCCACCGGTGTGCCGGCGGGGTCGGTGGTCGACGTCATCACGTCGGGGTTCGGCACGACGCTCGGGTCCGTCGCGCTGCTCGTCGGCCTGGGCGCGATGCTCGGGCGGATGGTCGAGACGTCGGGTGGCGCGGCCGTCATGGCGGAGACGCTGGTGCAACGGTTCGGCGAGAAGCGCGCCCCGCTCGCGCTGGGGATCGCGTCGCTGATCTTCGGGTTCCCGATCTTCTTCGACGCGGGCCTGGTCGTCATGCTGCCGATCGTGTTCGCGGTCGCCCGACGCCTGGGCGGGTCGGTGCTGACGTTCGGGCTGCCGACGGCCGGTGCGTTCTCGGTCATGCACGTCTTCGTGCCCCCGCACCCGGGGCCCGTCGCGGCCTCCGAGCTGTTGGGCGCGGACCCCGGCATGGTGATCCTGCTGGGGCTCGTCGTCGCGCTGCCCACCTGGTACGTCAGCTCCTACCTGTACGGGCTGTGGGCCGGTCGGCGGTGGCAGCTGCCCGTGCCGGAGCTGCTCGGCACGCAGGAGGAGGAGCCCGACAACCCGCCGAGCCTCGGCACCGTCCTCAGTGTGCTGCTGCTCCCGCTGATCCTGATCTTCGTCAACACGGGTCTGGACACGCTGCGCAGCGCGGGCATCGTCGACGGCGACGCGGCCTGGGTGCAGGTGGCGCGAGCCATCGGGTCGACGCCCGTGGCGCTGCTCATCGCCGTCCTCGTCGCCGCGTGGGTCATGGGGACCCGGCGGGGGCGCGACAAGACGACGGTCGAGCGGCTGCTCGAGTCGGCGCTGGGCCCGGTGTGCTCGGTCATCCTCATCACCGGCGCGGGCGGCATGTTCGGCGCGGTGCTGCGCGCGTCCGGGATCGGCGCGGCGCTCGAGGACGCGCTGGGCGACATCGGACTGCCGGTCATCGTCGCGGGCTTCCTCATCTCGACGGTGCTGCGGATCGCGCAGGGCTCGGCGACGGTCGCCCTCATCACGACGGCTGGCCTCATCCAGCCGGCCGTGGCCAGCGGCGACTTCACTGCCGTGCAGCTCGCCGCGATCGTGCTGGCGGTGGCCGCGGGGTCCGTCATGGCGTCGCACGTCAACGACTCGGGGTTCTGGCTGGTCGGGCGGTTCTTCGGCATGGACGTGCGCACGACGCTGCGCACGTGGACCGTGATGGAGACGATCATCGGCACCATGGGCTTCGCCATCGCCTTCCTCATCTTCAGCGTCGCCTGA
- a CDS encoding OsmC family protein, which produces MTTDQDARDLAGDPAPAGFGTALGDPSDVAAVSDPLANADDTKLWLERTGTRQYVGRSSRGGEVRIGSLGDPDAFTPGELLKIALGACTGLSSDAALARRLGDDVPVTIRVGGLSHPTEDRYPALAEVLEVDLSSLDDAARERLLTVVHRAVAEHCTVGRTLEHGATTTLTVTGER; this is translated from the coding sequence ATGACGACGGACCAGGACGCACGTGACCTCGCCGGGGACCCGGCGCCGGCCGGATTCGGCACGGCGCTGGGCGACCCGTCGGACGTCGCGGCGGTGAGCGACCCGCTGGCCAACGCGGACGACACGAAGCTGTGGCTCGAGCGCACCGGCACCCGGCAGTACGTGGGGCGCAGCTCCCGCGGCGGCGAGGTGCGGATCGGGTCGCTGGGCGACCCGGACGCCTTCACGCCGGGCGAGCTGCTGAAGATCGCCCTGGGCGCCTGCACGGGCCTGTCGTCCGACGCGGCGCTCGCACGGCGTCTGGGCGACGACGTGCCGGTGACGATCCGCGTCGGCGGGCTGTCCCACCCCACCGAGGACCGGTACCCGGCGCTCGCCGAGGTGCTCGAGGTCGACCTGTCGAGCCTGGACGACGCCGCGCGCGAGCGGCTGCTGACGGTCGTGCACCGCGCGGTCGCGGAGCACTGCACGGTCGGGCGCACGCTCGAGCACGGTGCGACGACGACGCTCACCGTCACCGGGGAGCGCTGA
- a CDS encoding ribonuclease Z, protein MRELVVLGTSSQVPTRTRNHNGYLLRWDGAGVLFDPGEGTQRQLIHAGVAASAVTRICLTHVHGDHCYGLPGVLSRMVLDGVEHPVDLHHPASGEDVVRALVGLATPGLDLRLHPHGASGPVADGLEVVALRHRVETYGYRLSEPGGRTFLPERLAAAGISGPDVGRLARDGHVGRVRMEDVSVPRAGQRVAVVMDTAVCDGATELADGADLLLTECTYADEDADLAAEHLHLTAGQAGALAAAGGARTLVLAHYSSRYPDVEPLRAQAESAVRAASATTTVHAALDGDRFALPARRGTPAPSAG, encoded by the coding sequence GTGCGTGAGCTCGTCGTCCTCGGGACGTCGTCGCAGGTGCCGACGCGCACCCGCAACCACAACGGCTACCTGCTGCGCTGGGACGGCGCAGGCGTCCTTTTCGATCCGGGTGAGGGCACGCAGCGGCAGCTGATCCACGCGGGCGTCGCGGCGTCCGCGGTGACGCGCATCTGCCTGACGCACGTGCACGGCGACCACTGCTACGGGCTGCCGGGCGTGCTGTCCCGCATGGTCCTGGACGGCGTCGAGCACCCCGTGGACCTGCACCACCCGGCATCCGGCGAGGACGTGGTGCGGGCGCTGGTCGGCCTCGCGACCCCGGGCCTGGACCTGCGGCTGCACCCGCACGGCGCGTCCGGACCGGTCGCGGACGGCCTGGAGGTCGTCGCGCTGCGGCACCGCGTCGAGACGTACGGGTACCGGCTGAGCGAGCCGGGCGGGCGCACCTTCCTGCCCGAGCGGCTCGCGGCGGCGGGGATCAGCGGCCCGGACGTCGGCCGGCTCGCGCGCGACGGGCACGTCGGCCGCGTGCGGATGGAGGACGTGAGCGTGCCGCGCGCGGGGCAGCGCGTGGCCGTCGTGATGGACACCGCGGTGTGCGACGGGGCCACGGAGCTGGCCGACGGCGCCGACCTGCTGCTCACCGAGTGCACGTACGCCGACGAGGACGCCGACCTCGCCGCCGAGCACCTGCACCTGACGGCCGGGCAGGCGGGCGCGCTGGCCGCGGCAGGTGGCGCGCGCACGCTCGTCCTCGCCCACTACTCGTCGCGCTACCCGGACGTCGAGCCGCTGCGCGCGCAGGCCGAGTCGGCCGTGCGGGCCGCCAGCGCGACGACCACCGTGCACGCCGCGCTCGACGGCGACAGGTTCGCGCTCCCGGCACGTCGCGGGACGCCCGCGCCCTCGGCCGGCTGA
- a CDS encoding AIM24 family protein, with product MRSDIFDQKNLEVETGQRFVLQNSKMLKVTLGEPVIAAKGAMVAYQGNVQFQHKGADSLTKFVKRAMSSDDQALMTVSGQGDVFFARMAENVFLIELEGDAISVGGSSLLAFDAALQWDLHRTRGAGMMTGGLFNTLVQGHGAVALTSDGTPVILDCSQQPTFVDPNAAVCWSANLTPDVVSSMNMTSLLRGGTGEAFQYKFHGPGFVVVQPSEGFTGAVQTS from the coding sequence ATGCGCAGCGACATCTTCGACCAGAAGAACCTCGAGGTGGAGACCGGTCAGCGGTTCGTCCTCCAGAACAGCAAGATGCTCAAGGTGACCCTCGGGGAGCCCGTCATCGCCGCCAAGGGCGCGATGGTCGCCTACCAGGGCAACGTGCAGTTCCAGCACAAGGGCGCCGACTCGCTGACGAAGTTCGTCAAGCGCGCCATGTCGTCGGACGACCAGGCGCTCATGACGGTGTCTGGGCAGGGCGACGTGTTCTTCGCGCGGATGGCGGAGAACGTGTTCCTCATCGAGCTCGAGGGCGACGCGATCAGCGTCGGAGGGTCGTCGCTGCTCGCGTTCGACGCCGCGCTGCAGTGGGACCTGCACCGCACGCGCGGCGCAGGGATGATGACTGGCGGCCTGTTCAACACCCTCGTCCAGGGGCACGGGGCGGTCGCGCTGACGTCCGACGGCACGCCCGTCATCCTCGACTGCTCGCAGCAGCCGACGTTCGTCGACCCCAACGCCGCCGTGTGCTGGTCCGCGAACCTCACGCCCGACGTCGTGTCGAGCATGAACATGACGTCGCTGCTGCGGGGCGGCACGGGCGAGGCGTTCCAGTACAAGTTCCACGGCCCCGGCTTCGTCGTGGTGCAGCCGTCGGAGGGCTTCACGGGGGCCGTGCAGACCAGCTGA
- a CDS encoding gluconokinase, with amino-acid sequence MGDATTHDQAAAVEHLVLMGVAGSGKTTLAGILEERLGRPYAEADDFHPPANIEKMSAGTPLDDDDRWPWLEAIRDWLTEQTRAGRPSVVTCSALKRSYRDVLRAAEGRVRFVHLTAGTDLLEDRMAHREGHFMPTTLLPSQLSTLEPLGDDEDGVTVVVDVPPQDVADRALTALHT; translated from the coding sequence GTGGGCGACGCGACGACGCACGACCAGGCGGCAGCGGTGGAGCACCTCGTGCTCATGGGCGTGGCCGGGTCCGGCAAGACGACCCTGGCGGGCATCCTCGAGGAGCGCCTGGGACGCCCGTACGCCGAGGCCGACGACTTCCACCCGCCCGCCAACATCGAGAAGATGTCGGCCGGCACACCCCTGGACGACGACGACCGGTGGCCGTGGCTCGAGGCGATCCGCGACTGGCTCACGGAGCAGACCCGCGCGGGGAGACCGTCGGTCGTGACGTGCTCCGCGCTCAAGCGCTCGTACCGCGACGTGCTGCGCGCGGCCGAGGGGCGCGTGCGGTTCGTCCACCTGACCGCCGGCACGGACCTGCTCGAGGACCGCATGGCGCACCGCGAGGGCCACTTCATGCCCACGACGCTCCTGCCGTCCCAGCTGAGCACGCTCGAGCCGCTCGGCGACGACGAGGACGGCGTGACGGTCGTCGTCGACGTCCCGCCGCAGGACGTCGCCGACCGGGCGCTGACCGCGCTGCACACCTGA
- a CDS encoding nucleotidyltransferase domain-containing protein has translation MDVSVPLRAVIPSAHGPVLTVLARAGTPLTGRQVAELTSPPVSQKQVATILRDLADSGLVAVTPAGRANLHELNRDHLAAEAIDLLVTIRERLWERMVAHAATWAHSPRALVVFGSAARGDGATKSDIDVLAVRPTGVPADDASWQADLTRFVDDVTSWTGNSVDLLDLDDADLRQMADAGEALLSRVRAEGRFLIGARHNAPSPREV, from the coding sequence ATGGACGTCAGCGTCCCGCTGCGAGCGGTCATCCCCTCAGCGCACGGCCCGGTGCTCACCGTCCTCGCACGCGCCGGCACGCCCCTGACCGGACGCCAGGTCGCCGAGCTCACCTCCCCGCCAGTGTCGCAGAAGCAGGTCGCAACCATCCTCAGAGACCTCGCGGACAGCGGCCTGGTCGCAGTGACCCCCGCCGGACGTGCGAACCTCCACGAGCTGAACCGCGACCACCTCGCAGCCGAAGCCATCGACCTGCTCGTCACGATCCGCGAACGCCTGTGGGAGCGCATGGTCGCTCACGCGGCGACGTGGGCGCACAGTCCGCGTGCCCTGGTCGTGTTTGGGTCGGCGGCGCGCGGCGATGGCGCGACGAAGAGTGACATCGACGTGCTTGCCGTTCGGCCGACCGGCGTTCCTGCCGACGACGCGTCCTGGCAGGCCGATCTGACGCGGTTCGTGGACGACGTGACCTCCTGGACCGGGAACAGCGTGGACTTGCTCGACCTGGACGATGCAGATCTGCGACAAATGGCTGACGCTGGCGAGGCGCTCCTGAGTCGAGTCCGCGCCGAGGGGCGGTTCCTGATCGGTGCGCGCCACAACGCGCCTTCCCCGCGGGAGGTCTGA
- a CDS encoding SRPBCC family protein yields the protein MTPEPPAGTASVTRAFAVPADVAWRALTDTRRHEAWIPLTRVRTDGPPRLGTRVVAVSGPGARRGGPGLVDRMVITRYTPPGDGPGVAVFTKRGPVLLGSATVLVLATSPTTCRVTWSEQVPLAGPLPASLTSRLTAPFLATMLRLVLRRAAADLTQG from the coding sequence ATGACGCCCGAGCCACCTGCCGGCACCGCCTCCGTCACACGCGCCTTCGCGGTCCCCGCGGACGTCGCGTGGCGTGCCCTGACCGACACGCGCCGGCACGAGGCCTGGATACCGCTGACCCGCGTGCGCACCGACGGCCCACCGCGGCTGGGGACCCGCGTGGTCGCGGTGTCCGGCCCGGGTGCGCGCCGCGGCGGGCCGGGCCTGGTCGACCGGATGGTGATCACCCGCTACACGCCGCCGGGTGACGGCCCGGGCGTCGCGGTGTTCACCAAGCGGGGTCCTGTGCTGCTGGGATCTGCGACGGTGCTCGTGCTGGCGACGTCGCCGACGACGTGCCGGGTGACGTGGTCGGAGCAGGTGCCGCTCGCCGGCCCCCTGCCCGCATCCCTGACCTCGCGGCTGACGGCGCCCTTCCTGGCGACCATGCTGCGGCTCGTCCTGCGCCGCGCGGCGGCCGATCTCACCCAGGGCTGA
- a CDS encoding glycosyltransferase 87 family protein: MAWAVALAAGVLAFVVRWHLLGGAAGLREYHGYDDGVYFSSAVAFVHGRLPYRDFLLVHPPGIMLALTPFAALTHWTSDSTALAAARVGFLLLGAANTVLVARLARRWGLAATVVAGFLYAVSTAAAYSERLTLLEPLGTLTLLAGITLLRRGDVPGAARRWRYVGGAVLGLGVVVKIWNVVPVLVVVVWWALRRGVREAVGVAVAGAAAALLVLLPFAVASGRSMLELVVLAQLGRPRAPGTVVTRLEGILGVSATQWESEPVRAAVTAAVGLAVVAAAFAAWRHDRGRLWVAVLGAQVLVLLAAPSYFASYAAYSAPAVALVLAAGVSVVPDRLRVGGAVLACGLLGVVAGVPAAPAQAPFPVAQVRDLLPATGCIRADSPGALVVLDVLSRNERRGCATRIDVSGQTYAVGDRDSAGRPVPRVRNHQWQEAAVAYLTSGSAAVIARQTGNGFARTTVERLQSHGRVVQVGAVEVLLPGAASDG; this comes from the coding sequence GTGGCGTGGGCCGTCGCGCTCGCCGCCGGGGTGCTCGCGTTCGTCGTGCGCTGGCACCTGCTCGGGGGCGCGGCCGGGCTGCGCGAGTACCACGGCTACGACGACGGGGTGTACTTCTCCTCGGCCGTCGCGTTCGTGCACGGACGGTTGCCGTACCGCGACTTCCTGCTGGTCCACCCGCCGGGGATCATGCTGGCGCTGACGCCGTTCGCCGCGCTGACGCACTGGACGAGCGACTCCACCGCGCTCGCGGCCGCGCGCGTCGGCTTCCTGCTGCTGGGGGCGGCCAACACCGTGCTGGTCGCGCGGCTGGCCCGGCGCTGGGGGCTCGCCGCGACCGTGGTCGCGGGGTTCCTCTACGCCGTGTCGACCGCCGCCGCGTACAGCGAGCGGCTGACGCTCCTGGAGCCGCTCGGCACGCTGACGCTGCTGGCGGGCATCACGCTGCTGCGGCGGGGAGACGTCCCCGGGGCGGCCCGCCGGTGGCGGTACGTCGGTGGTGCGGTGCTGGGGCTCGGGGTCGTCGTCAAGATCTGGAACGTCGTCCCGGTGCTGGTGGTCGTCGTGTGGTGGGCGCTGCGGCGTGGGGTGCGGGAGGCGGTGGGTGTCGCGGTGGCGGGCGCTGCTGCCGCGCTGCTCGTGCTGCTGCCCTTCGCGGTGGCGTCCGGGCGGTCGATGCTGGAGCTCGTCGTGCTGGCCCAGCTGGGGCGCCCGCGGGCACCCGGCACGGTGGTGACCCGGCTCGAGGGGATCCTCGGCGTGAGCGCCACGCAGTGGGAGTCGGAGCCGGTGCGTGCGGCCGTCACCGCGGCCGTGGGCCTGGCCGTGGTCGCGGCCGCGTTCGCCGCCTGGCGGCACGACCGCGGGCGGTTGTGGGTCGCCGTGCTCGGGGCGCAGGTGCTGGTGCTGCTGGCTGCGCCGTCGTACTTCGCGTCCTACGCCGCCTACAGCGCGCCGGCCGTCGCGCTGGTGCTGGCGGCGGGCGTCTCCGTGGTGCCGGACCGGCTGCGGGTGGGGGGTGCCGTGCTGGCGTGCGGCCTGCTGGGCGTCGTCGCGGGCGTCCCAGCCGCACCGGCGCAGGCACCGTTCCCCGTCGCGCAGGTGCGTGACCTGCTCCCGGCCACGGGGTGCATCCGCGCCGACTCGCCGGGTGCCCTCGTCGTCCTGGACGTCCTGTCGCGCAACGAGCGGCGCGGCTGTGCGACCCGCATCGACGTCTCCGGCCAGACGTACGCCGTCGGCGACCGCGACAGCGCCGGCCGGCCCGTACCCCGGGTGCGCAACCACCAGTGGCAGGAGGCGGCCGTCGCGTACCTGACGTCCGGGTCGGCTGCGGTCATCGCCCGGCAGACGGGGAACGGGTTCGCGCGGACGACCGTCGAGCGGCTGCAGTCGCACGGGCGGGTCGTGCAGGTGGGCGCCGTGGAGGTGCTGCTGCCGGGGGCGGCGTCGGACGGGTGA
- a CDS encoding SMI1/KNR4 family protein, which yields MRQPGWGALLGEMIIRRGCLTQLNPELWQPSIPGARATDDDLRAAEVGLGRPLDAQHRELLLEGDGWQDGFGWGDLLRADQIGTGETWTRTLEFLDNLYAAPGDDLPHRSGLCPVLVGDEDVVAIDLDGPLTEGGHPVYRFDPAGVVDQWPNMRQYWLAQLTTLNRLIEREVSRTVRARTATREARPGSAAWAASREALLCRD from the coding sequence ATGAGGCAGCCGGGATGGGGCGCTCTCCTCGGCGAGATGATCATTCGCCGCGGCTGCTTGACGCAGCTGAACCCAGAACTGTGGCAACCATCGATCCCCGGTGCGCGTGCGACGGATGACGACCTACGTGCGGCAGAGGTCGGGCTCGGCCGGCCACTCGATGCTCAGCACCGCGAACTCCTGCTCGAAGGCGACGGTTGGCAGGACGGCTTCGGGTGGGGCGACCTTCTCCGCGCTGACCAGATCGGGACCGGCGAGACCTGGACCCGCACACTGGAGTTCCTCGACAACCTCTACGCGGCCCCGGGCGATGACCTGCCGCATCGGAGCGGGCTCTGCCCCGTCCTCGTCGGCGACGAGGATGTCGTGGCCATCGACCTGGACGGCCCTCTCACCGAGGGAGGCCATCCTGTGTACCGATTCGACCCTGCTGGAGTCGTCGACCAGTGGCCCAACATGCGCCAGTACTGGTTGGCCCAGCTCACGACTCTGAACCGGCTCATCGAGCGCGAGGTGAGTCGCACCGTGAGGGCGAGAACAGCTACCCGTGAGGCCAGACCAGGGAGTGCCGCCTGGGCCGCGAGCCGTGAGGCTCTCCTCTGCCGCGATTGA